Proteins co-encoded in one Streptomyces roseochromogenus subsp. oscitans DS 12.976 genomic window:
- a CDS encoding MmcQ/YjbR family DNA-binding protein: protein MTPQELRAFCLSFNAAVEDFPFGPDASVFKVLGKMFALSRLDGRPLTINLKCDPEDAVRLRGEHEGLIAPGYHMNKRHWNTVTVDGELPERLVRELIEDSYDLVVAGLPRAERLRLDRP from the coding sequence GTGACACCTCAGGAGTTGCGCGCCTTCTGCCTGTCCTTCAACGCGGCCGTGGAGGACTTCCCGTTCGGTCCGGATGCCTCGGTCTTCAAGGTGCTGGGCAAGATGTTCGCCCTGAGCAGGCTGGACGGGCGGCCCCTGACGATCAACCTCAAGTGCGACCCCGAGGACGCGGTCCGGCTGCGCGGCGAGCACGAGGGGCTGATCGCGCCTGGGTATCACATGAACAAGCGGCACTGGAACACCGTGACCGTCGACGGCGAACTGCCCGAGCGGCTGGTCCGCGAGCTGATCGAGGACTCGTACGACCTCGTCGTCGCGGGGCTGCCGAGAGCGGAGCGGCTGCGGCTGGACCGGCCGTAG
- a CDS encoding P-II family nitrogen regulator: protein MKLITAIVKPYRLDAVKTALQDLGVHGLTVTEASGYGRQRGHTEVYRGAEYRVDLVPKARIEVVVEDADADAVIDAIVRAAQTGKIGDGKVWAVPVETVVRVRTGERGPDAL, encoded by the coding sequence ATGAAGCTCATCACCGCGATCGTCAAGCCGTACCGTCTGGACGCGGTCAAGACCGCCCTGCAGGATCTGGGGGTGCACGGTCTGACCGTGACCGAGGCGAGCGGTTACGGCCGGCAGCGCGGCCACACCGAGGTGTACCGGGGAGCCGAGTACCGGGTCGACCTGGTGCCGAAGGCGCGGATCGAGGTCGTGGTGGAGGACGCGGACGCCGACGCCGTGATCGACGCGATCGTCAGGGCCGCGCAGACGGGGAAGATCGGGGACGGGAAGGTGTGGGCCGTACCCGTGGAGACGGTCGTACGCGTGCGGACCGGCGAACGCGGCCCCGACGCGCTCTGA
- the era gene encoding GTPase Era, translating into MSVRTPSSEEPAETVHRAGFACFVGRPNAGKSTLTNALVGQKVAITANQPQTTRHTVRGIVHRPDAQLILVDTPGLHKPRTLLGERLNDVVRTTWAEVDVIGFCLPANEKIGPGDRFIAKELAGIRKTPKVAIVTKTDLVDSKALAEQLIAIDQLGKELGIEWAEIVPVSAVGAKQVDLLADLLIPLLPEGPALYPEGDLTDEPEQVMIAELIREAALEGVRDELPHSIAVVVEEMLPREDRPADRPLLDIHANVYIERPSQKGIIIGPKGKRLKEVGIKSRKQIEALLGTPVFLDLHVKVAKDWQRDPKQLRRLGF; encoded by the coding sequence ATGAGCGTTCGTACCCCGTCATCCGAAGAGCCGGCCGAGACCGTCCACCGCGCCGGCTTCGCCTGCTTCGTGGGCCGCCCCAACGCGGGCAAGTCCACCCTCACGAACGCTCTGGTCGGGCAGAAGGTGGCCATCACCGCGAACCAGCCGCAGACGACGCGGCACACGGTACGCGGGATCGTGCACCGGCCCGACGCCCAGCTGATCCTCGTGGACACCCCCGGGCTCCACAAGCCGCGCACGCTGCTCGGCGAGCGGCTCAACGACGTCGTACGCACGACGTGGGCCGAGGTCGACGTGATCGGCTTCTGCCTTCCCGCGAACGAGAAGATCGGCCCCGGTGACCGCTTCATCGCGAAGGAGCTCGCGGGGATCAGGAAGACCCCGAAGGTCGCCATCGTCACCAAGACCGACCTCGTCGACTCCAAGGCCCTCGCCGAGCAACTGATCGCGATCGACCAGCTGGGCAAGGAGCTGGGCATCGAGTGGGCGGAGATCGTCCCGGTGTCGGCGGTGGGGGCCAAGCAGGTGGATCTGCTGGCCGACCTCCTGATCCCGCTCCTCCCCGAGGGCCCGGCCCTCTACCCCGAGGGCGACCTCACGGACGAGCCCGAGCAGGTCATGATCGCGGAACTCATCCGCGAGGCGGCCCTGGAGGGCGTCCGCGACGAGCTGCCGCACTCCATCGCCGTGGTCGTGGAGGAGATGCTCCCGCGCGAGGACCGCCCGGCCGACCGTCCCCTGCTGGACATCCACGCCAACGTCTACATCGAGCGCCCCAGCCAGAAGGGCATCATCATCGGCCCCAAGGGCAAGCGCCTGAAGGAGGTCGGCATCAAGTCCCGCAAGCAGATCGAGGCGCTGCTGGGCACGCCGGTCTTCCTGGACCTGCACGTAAAGGTGGCCAAGGACTGGCAGCGCGATCCCAAGCAGCTTCGTAGGCTGGGTTTCTAG
- a CDS encoding helix-turn-helix transcriptional regulator, which translates to MKSERRNELREFLMSRRARVSPEEAGLPVGGGRRRTPGLRREEVAVLAGVGASWYQWLEQGREISVSPSVLDSVARVLRLSDAERRHLYLLAGMNPPTPEVAPEKRHMCDGLRRLIDTWMPYPAHIMDLYYNCVMYNDAAAIVLGMRPDITQNCLIDFFTDPLYRSRSHSWERNARTVVAQFRAACAARPDDEGFQEVLAEVSERSPEFLRLWAERDIEDQGQVRKELSHPLAGLLVVESTVLKVPVRPDLMIVLHTPLDEANTAEKLEWLASPEGRRGAMYPVAG; encoded by the coding sequence ATGAAGAGTGAACGGCGCAACGAGCTGCGCGAGTTCCTGATGAGCCGGCGGGCCCGGGTCAGCCCGGAGGAGGCCGGACTGCCCGTCGGCGGCGGCCGGCGCCGTACGCCCGGACTGCGCCGGGAGGAGGTCGCCGTGCTTGCCGGAGTGGGCGCCTCCTGGTACCAGTGGCTGGAGCAGGGGCGGGAGATCTCCGTGTCCCCGTCGGTGCTCGACTCCGTCGCCCGCGTGCTGCGGCTGAGCGACGCCGAGCGCCGGCATCTGTACCTGCTGGCCGGGATGAACCCGCCGACGCCCGAAGTGGCCCCGGAGAAGCGGCACATGTGCGACGGGCTGCGGCGGCTGATCGACACCTGGATGCCGTATCCGGCGCACATCATGGACCTGTACTACAACTGCGTGATGTACAACGACGCGGCCGCGATCGTGCTCGGCATGCGGCCGGACATCACGCAGAACTGCCTCATCGACTTCTTCACCGATCCGCTGTACCGGTCGCGCAGCCACAGCTGGGAGCGGAACGCGCGAACGGTCGTGGCGCAGTTCCGGGCCGCGTGCGCGGCGCGACCGGACGACGAGGGGTTCCAGGAGGTCCTCGCCGAGGTGTCCGAGCGCAGCCCCGAGTTCCTTCGGCTGTGGGCCGAGCGGGATATCGAGGACCAGGGGCAGGTGCGCAAGGAACTGAGCCATCCGCTGGCCGGACTGCTGGTCGTGGAGTCGACGGTACTGAAGGTCCCGGTCCGCCCCGATCTGATGATCGTGCTGCACACTCCGCTGGACGAGGCGAACACCGCGGAAAAGCTGGAATGGCTGGCGTCCCCCGAGGGCCGGCGGGGCGCGATGTACCCCGTGGCGGGGTGA
- a CDS encoding MFS transporter, producing the protein MTTVGGSASAALAEPAEPVGRGWTAALSLANGAIWVGWFGPLQILLASQAKDFAPGSGMSKETILAWVTGAGAVVSLLANPFFGALSDRTTARRGRRTPWIVAGAAGGALCLLLLAEAGGVWSMAAAWCLVQLTLNAAFAAVTAAVPDRVPRLQRGAVGGWLGAAQILGVVGGTGLATAAGGIRAGYLACAVCTAAGVLPYVLRYEDLRLAKEDRAPWSWRGFLAGFWLSPRHHPDLGWAWLTRFLINLSNSLVLLYLLYYLRDRLHRHDADQGVLILTAVNSVTLMATVVVGGVWSDRVGRRKPFVIWSGLLMAVATAALAGWQTWPGAIVASAVLGVGFGVFTSVDFALMTDVLPKALDRGKDLGVINVANALPQVTAPALAAPIVTYLGGYRVLYLVAAVIGVAGAVLVRRIRGVD; encoded by the coding sequence ATGACCACGGTCGGCGGTTCGGCCTCCGCTGCCCTCGCCGAGCCGGCCGAACCGGTCGGCCGGGGCTGGACGGCGGCGCTCTCGCTGGCCAACGGGGCGATCTGGGTCGGCTGGTTCGGGCCGCTGCAGATCCTGCTGGCCTCCCAGGCGAAGGACTTCGCGCCCGGCTCCGGGATGTCCAAGGAGACGATACTGGCCTGGGTCACGGGGGCCGGCGCGGTGGTCTCCCTGCTCGCCAACCCCTTCTTCGGCGCCCTGTCCGACCGGACGACGGCTCGCCGGGGCCGGCGTACCCCGTGGATCGTGGCCGGGGCGGCGGGCGGCGCGCTGTGCCTGCTGCTGCTCGCCGAGGCGGGCGGGGTGTGGTCCATGGCGGCGGCCTGGTGCCTGGTGCAGCTCACGCTGAACGCGGCGTTCGCGGCCGTGACGGCGGCCGTGCCGGACCGGGTGCCCCGGCTCCAGCGAGGCGCGGTGGGCGGCTGGCTGGGAGCGGCGCAGATCCTGGGCGTGGTCGGCGGCACCGGCCTCGCGACGGCGGCAGGCGGGATCCGGGCCGGGTATCTGGCGTGCGCGGTGTGCACGGCGGCGGGTGTGCTGCCGTACGTCCTGCGCTACGAGGATCTGCGGCTGGCGAAGGAGGACCGGGCGCCGTGGTCCTGGCGCGGCTTCCTGGCGGGCTTCTGGCTGAGCCCGCGCCACCACCCCGACCTCGGCTGGGCCTGGCTGACCCGGTTCCTGATCAACCTCAGCAACTCCTTGGTCCTCTTGTACCTGCTGTACTACCTGCGGGACCGCCTCCACCGCCACGACGCCGACCAGGGGGTGCTGATCCTGACGGCCGTCAACAGCGTGACGCTGATGGCGACCGTCGTGGTGGGCGGGGTGTGGTCGGACCGGGTGGGCCGGCGCAAGCCGTTCGTGATCTGGTCGGGGCTGCTGATGGCGGTGGCGACGGCGGCGCTGGCCGGCTGGCAGACCTGGCCGGGCGCGATCGTCGCGTCGGCGGTCCTCGGGGTCGGTTTCGGCGTGTTCACCTCGGTCGACTTCGCGCTGATGACGGACGTCCTGCCGAAGGCGCTGGACCGGGGCAAGGACCTCGGTGTGATCAACGTGGCCAACGCCCTGCCACAGGTGACCGCTCCGGCGTTGGCCGCGCCGATCGTGACATACCTCGGCGGCTACCGGGTGCTGTACCTGGTGGCGGCGGTGATCGGGGTGGCGGGGGCGGTGCTGGTGCGCCGGATCAGAGGAGTCGACTAG
- a CDS encoding PhoH family protein, whose product MTQTPTAHTTPAQEQARAQLTVPAQHPMVTVLGSGDSLLRVIEKAFPAADIHVRGNEISAVGDPSDVALIARVFDEMMLVLRTGQPMTEDAVERSIAMLKASDAGTSDGTETPAQVLTQNILSSRGRTIRPKTLNQKRYVDAIDKHTIVFGIGPAGTGKTYLAMAKAVQALQSKQVNRIILTRPAVEAGERLGFLPGTLYEKIDPYLRPLYDALHDMLDPDSIPRLMAAGTIEVAPLAYMRGRTLNDAFIILDEAQNTSPEQMKMFLTRLGFDSKIVITGDVTQVDLPNGTKSGLRQVQEILEGVEDVHFSRLSSHDVVRHKLVGRIVDAYEKYDDSHGTQNGMQKGRGKSGHKGK is encoded by the coding sequence ATGACACAGACACCCACAGCTCACACCACCCCCGCGCAGGAGCAGGCGAGAGCGCAGTTGACCGTCCCCGCCCAGCACCCCATGGTGACCGTGCTGGGTTCCGGCGACTCCCTCCTGCGTGTGATCGAGAAGGCCTTCCCGGCGGCCGACATCCACGTCCGGGGCAATGAGATCAGCGCGGTCGGCGACCCCAGTGATGTCGCCCTCATTGCGCGCGTGTTCGACGAGATGATGCTGGTGCTCCGCACCGGACAGCCGATGACGGAGGACGCAGTGGAACGCTCGATCGCCATGCTCAAGGCGAGCGACGCCGGGACGAGCGACGGCACGGAAACCCCGGCACAGGTGCTGACGCAGAACATCCTGTCCTCGCGGGGCCGCACCATCCGCCCGAAGACCCTCAACCAGAAGCGGTACGTCGACGCGATCGACAAACACACCATCGTGTTCGGCATCGGCCCCGCCGGTACCGGCAAGACCTACCTGGCCATGGCCAAGGCCGTGCAGGCCCTGCAGTCCAAGCAGGTCAACCGGATCATCCTGACCCGGCCGGCGGTGGAGGCGGGGGAGCGGCTCGGCTTCCTGCCCGGCACGCTCTACGAGAAGATCGACCCCTATCTGCGCCCGCTGTACGACGCGCTGCACGACATGCTCGACCCGGACTCCATTCCGCGGTTGATGGCAGCGGGGACGATCGAGGTGGCGCCGCTCGCCTACATGCGTGGCCGTACGCTCAACGACGCCTTCATCATCCTGGACGAGGCCCAGAACACGAGCCCCGAGCAGATGAAGATGTTCCTCACCCGCCTCGGCTTCGACTCGAAGATCGTGATCACCGGTGATGTGACGCAGGTCGACCTGCCGAACGGCACGAAGTCGGGTCTGCGGCAGGTGCAGGAGATCCTGGAGGGTGTCGAGGACGTGCACTTCTCCCGGCTGTCGTCCCACGATGTCGTACGGCACAAGCTGGTGGGCCGTATCGTCGACGCGTACGAGAAGTACGACGACTCGCACGGCACCCAGAACGGCATGCAGAAGGGCCGGGGCAAGTCCGGGCACAAGGGGAAGTAG
- a CDS encoding hemolysin family protein encodes MSPQIVIGAIALVVVAWLAACAEAGLARVSSFRAEEAVKSGRRGSAKLAQVAADPTRYLNVALLVRVACEMAAAALVTYACLQEFSATWQALLVAIGVMVLVSYVAVGVSPRTIGRQHPLNTATGAAYVLLPLARVMGPIPSFLILIGNALTPGKGFRRGPFASEAELRAFVDLAEKESLIEDEERRMVHSVFELGDTLVREVMVPRTDLVVIERYKTIRQALTLALRSGFSRIPVTGESEDDIVGIVYLKDLVRRTHISRDAESDLVSTAMRPAVFVPDTKNAGDLLREMQKERNHVAVVIDEYGGTAGIVTIEDILEEIVGEITDEYDRELPPVEDLGDDRFRVTARLDITDLGELYGLEEYDDEDVETVGGLLAKALGRVPIAGASAEVELPDERRLKLTAEAAAGRRNKIVTVLVEPAGEEKPE; translated from the coding sequence ATGTCTCCGCAGATCGTGATCGGCGCGATCGCGCTGGTCGTCGTCGCCTGGCTCGCCGCCTGCGCGGAGGCGGGCCTCGCGCGTGTCTCCAGCTTCCGCGCCGAGGAGGCCGTCAAGTCCGGCCGGCGCGGCAGCGCCAAGCTCGCCCAGGTCGCCGCCGACCCCACCCGCTATCTCAATGTGGCCCTGCTGGTCCGCGTCGCCTGTGAGATGGCGGCCGCGGCCCTGGTGACGTACGCCTGTCTGCAGGAGTTCAGCGCCACCTGGCAGGCCCTGCTGGTCGCCATCGGCGTGATGGTCCTGGTGTCGTACGTTGCCGTCGGCGTATCGCCCCGCACCATCGGCCGCCAGCACCCGCTGAACACGGCGACGGGGGCGGCGTACGTACTTCTGCCCCTGGCCCGCGTGATGGGCCCGATCCCGTCGTTCCTCATCCTCATCGGTAACGCGCTCACGCCCGGCAAGGGCTTCAGGCGTGGCCCGTTCGCCTCCGAGGCCGAGCTGCGCGCGTTCGTGGACCTCGCCGAGAAGGAGTCGCTGATCGAGGACGAGGAGCGCCGGATGGTGCACTCCGTCTTCGAGCTGGGCGACACGCTTGTGCGCGAGGTCATGGTCCCGCGCACCGACCTGGTGGTCATCGAGCGGTACAAGACCATCCGCCAGGCCCTCACGCTCGCCCTGCGCTCGGGCTTTTCCCGGATCCCGGTCACCGGCGAGAGCGAGGACGACATCGTCGGGATCGTGTATCTGAAGGACCTGGTCCGCAGGACGCACATCAGCCGGGACGCCGAGAGCGACCTGGTCTCCACCGCCATGCGGCCGGCCGTCTTCGTGCCGGACACCAAGAACGCCGGTGACCTGCTGCGCGAGATGCAGAAGGAACGCAATCACGTCGCCGTCGTCATCGACGAGTACGGCGGCACCGCCGGCATCGTCACGATCGAGGACATCCTGGAGGAGATCGTCGGCGAGATCACCGACGAGTACGACCGGGAACTCCCGCCGGTCGAAGACCTCGGTGACGACCGCTTCCGGGTGACGGCCCGCCTCGACATCACCGACCTCGGCGAGCTGTACGGCCTGGAGGAGTACGACGACGAGGACGTGGAGACCGTCGGCGGACTGCTCGCCAAGGCCCTCGGCCGCGTGCCCATCGCGGGCGCGTCCGCCGAGGTCGAACTGCCCGACGAACGTCGGCTGAAGCTCACGGCGGAGGCCGCGGCCGGACGCCGGAACAAGATCGTCACGGTCCTGGTGGAACCCGCCGGGGAGGAGAAACCCGAGTGA
- a CDS encoding MFS transporter, with protein MAIDTDSTTRPTTPVTGTPLDTPRPPRLSTRDKLVLFVLCAAQFMVALDFSVLNVALPELGADLGMSRSALQWAVTAFALPSGGFLLLFGRIGDLYGRRKLFLTGLALFGAASLLATLAWDPASFLAGRALQGLGAAAIVPTAMSLLTTTFPEGPARDRALGIAGTVMSLGYTVGMVAGGMLTDALGWRSTMALLTVSALIVLPLTPALLPESRTPDRPRLDLPGAITVTAGLLSLIYALSTAADHGFARADVVITLVAGVLLLAVFTVVESRTAAPLVSLPMLRRRTVAWGNVGGLVTFSMMSTVIFVLTLYLQEILRLSAFETGLVFGVQGVLSAVAGSLAAKVIGRFGARRTLVGSLTGQGALIAALLLLNSHGWSVWLATAAVSLASMFHLGAIISYGLTVTSGVPDEEQGLATGLVTSTQQVGITVGIPLLGVLATTSHDLLSGVHTVVALDAAIVLAAAVLVGLGLRQGRSSGRRTGRSRV; from the coding sequence ATGGCGATCGACACCGACTCCACCACCCGACCCACCACCCCCGTCACGGGCACACCGCTCGACACCCCCCGGCCGCCCCGGTTGTCGACGCGTGACAAGCTCGTCCTGTTCGTGCTGTGCGCGGCCCAGTTCATGGTCGCGCTGGACTTCTCCGTGCTGAACGTGGCCCTGCCCGAACTCGGCGCCGACCTCGGCATGAGCCGCTCGGCGCTGCAGTGGGCGGTCACGGCGTTCGCGCTCCCGTCCGGCGGTTTCCTCCTCCTCTTCGGCCGCATCGGTGACCTGTACGGCCGCCGGAAGCTGTTCCTGACCGGCCTGGCCCTGTTCGGCGCGGCCTCACTGCTGGCGACCCTGGCCTGGGACCCGGCGTCCTTCCTGGCCGGGCGGGCGCTGCAGGGCCTGGGCGCGGCGGCGATCGTGCCGACAGCCATGTCCCTGCTGACCACCACCTTCCCGGAGGGCCCGGCCCGCGATCGCGCCCTCGGCATCGCCGGCACGGTGATGTCGCTGGGCTACACGGTCGGTATGGTCGCGGGCGGCATGCTGACCGACGCGCTCGGCTGGCGCTCCACGATGGCCCTGCTCACCGTGTCCGCGCTGATCGTGCTGCCCCTCACCCCGGCTCTGCTGCCGGAGTCCCGCACCCCGGACCGCCCGCGCCTGGACCTGCCCGGCGCGATCACCGTCACCGCGGGTCTGCTCTCCCTGATCTACGCCCTGTCCACGGCAGCCGACCACGGCTTCGCCCGCGCGGACGTCGTCATCACCTTGGTCGCCGGCGTGCTCCTGCTGGCCGTGTTCACGGTGGTCGAATCCCGTACGGCCGCTCCCCTGGTCTCGCTGCCCATGCTGCGCCGCCGCACGGTGGCCTGGGGCAATGTGGGCGGTCTGGTCACCTTCTCGATGATGTCGACGGTGATCTTCGTGCTGACCCTGTACCTCCAGGAGATCCTGCGGCTGTCGGCCTTCGAGACAGGTCTGGTCTTCGGCGTCCAGGGCGTGCTGTCGGCGGTCGCCGGCTCGCTCGCCGCGAAGGTGATCGGCCGCTTCGGTGCCCGCCGCACCCTCGTCGGCTCGCTGACCGGCCAGGGCGCGCTGATCGCGGCCCTGCTCCTGCTGAACTCCCACGGCTGGTCGGTCTGGCTCGCCACGGCGGCGGTGTCCCTGGCCAGCATGTTCCACCTGGGCGCGATCATCTCGTACGGCCTGACCGTCACCTCGGGTGTCCCGGACGAGGAACAGGGCCTGGCCACCGGTCTGGTCACCTCCACGCAGCAGGTCGGCATCACGGTCGGCATCCCGCTGCTGGGCGTGCTGGCCACCACGTCCCACGACCTGCTGAGCGGCGTCCACACGGTCGTCGCCCTGGACGCGGCGATCGTCCTGGCCGCCGCCGTCCTGGTCGGACTGGGCCTGCGCCAGGGTCGGAGCAGCGGCCGGCGCACGGGCCGGTCCAGGGTCTGA
- a CDS encoding WxL protein peptidoglycan domain-containing protein: MRKPYVLLLGLTGLFLALLTAVPAHAADNGSWSVYPVASKIAARPYFSLSADPGQTLTDKVAVQNKTGEPLTFRLYAADAYNTARDGGFAVRTVRERMLGVGAWARLAQSQVTVPGHTTVTVPFTLRVPEGAEPGDHPGAIVALDVGVPPLERSREWGSVDPGGGKLALGVQRAVGARVYLRVGGPTLPALSVGQVQISHHQPLIPGFGASTATVSYTLHNTGNVTLDPKVELKVRGLFGRTLLDRRLTRVPSELLPGQRVRLTETWRGAPQLDRGDVTLTASAPGTRQSASATFLALPWLVVALVGVAGAAAGVLLVRARRGRVRRSARVRPSPRVRPTPSRPRSSPSARP; the protein is encoded by the coding sequence ATGCGCAAGCCGTACGTCCTCCTCCTCGGCCTCACCGGCCTGTTCCTCGCCCTCCTCACCGCCGTACCCGCCCACGCCGCCGACAACGGCAGCTGGTCCGTCTACCCGGTCGCCTCGAAGATCGCCGCGCGGCCCTACTTCTCCCTCTCGGCCGACCCCGGCCAGACCCTCACCGACAAGGTCGCCGTCCAGAACAAGACCGGCGAGCCGCTCACCTTCCGGCTCTACGCGGCCGACGCCTACAACACCGCCCGCGACGGCGGTTTCGCCGTGCGGACCGTGCGGGAGCGCATGCTCGGGGTGGGCGCCTGGGCACGGCTCGCGCAGTCCCAGGTCACCGTGCCCGGGCATACGACCGTCACCGTGCCCTTCACGCTGCGTGTTCCGGAGGGGGCCGAGCCCGGTGACCACCCCGGCGCGATCGTCGCCCTGGACGTGGGGGTCCCCCCGCTCGAGCGAAGCCGAGAGTGGGGGAGTGTCGATCCCGGCGGCGGCAAGCTCGCGCTAGGGGTGCAGCGGGCCGTCGGCGCCCGTGTCTACCTCCGGGTCGGCGGGCCCACGTTGCCCGCGCTCTCCGTCGGGCAGGTGCAGATCAGCCATCACCAGCCCCTGATCCCGGGGTTCGGCGCCAGCACGGCCACCGTCTCCTACACCCTGCACAACACCGGGAACGTCACCCTCGACCCCAAGGTGGAGCTGAAGGTGCGCGGGCTGTTCGGCCGTACGCTGCTCGACCGCCGGCTGACCCGGGTGCCCTCCGAGCTGCTGCCGGGACAGCGGGTCCGGCTCACCGAGACCTGGCGCGGAGCGCCCCAACTCGACCGGGGCGATGTGACGTTGACCGCGAGCGCGCCGGGCACCCGGCAGTCGGCGAGCGCCACCTTCCTCGCACTGCCGTGGCTCGTCGTGGCGCTGGTGGGCGTCGCTGGTGCGGCGGCCGGGGTGCTGCTGGTCAGAGCGCGTCGGGGCCGCGTTCGCCGGTCCGCACGCGTACGACCGTCTCCACGGGTACGGCCCACACCTTCCCGTCCCCGATCTTCCCCGTCTGCGCGGCCCTGA
- a CDS encoding cytidine deaminase: MTESNALDPEDRKIVTLARSARARNGVPEGAAVRDETGRTYVAGSVELASLRLSALRTAVAMAVASGATSLEAAAVVSDAESVADEDRAAVADLGGAQTPVLLAGPDGVVRFTVSAG; the protein is encoded by the coding sequence ATGACCGAGAGCAACGCGCTTGATCCCGAGGACCGCAAGATCGTGACCCTGGCCCGTTCCGCGCGGGCCCGTAACGGTGTGCCGGAGGGGGCGGCCGTACGGGACGAGACCGGGCGGACGTATGTCGCCGGGTCGGTGGAGCTGGCCTCGCTGCGGCTGAGCGCGCTGCGGACGGCGGTCGCCATGGCCGTGGCGTCCGGGGCCACGTCGCTGGAGGCGGCGGCGGTGGTGAGTGACGCGGAGTCCGTGGCCGACGAGGACCGGGCCGCTGTCGCTGACCTCGGCGGTGCGCAGACGCCGGTGCTGCTGGCCGGCCCTGACGGCGTTGTGCGGTTCACCGTTTCCGCGGGCTGA
- the ybeY gene encoding rRNA maturation RNase YbeY, which translates to MSIDVNNESGTEVDEQAILDIARYALARMRIHPLSELSVIVVDADAMEQLHIQWMDLPGPTDVMSFPMDELRPPSKDDDEPPQGLLGDIVLCPEVAAKQGAEAPTQHSMDEELQLLTVHGVLHLLGYDHEEPDEKAEMFGLQAAIVDGWRVDHGLTGPSPAPTVS; encoded by the coding sequence ATGTCGATCGACGTCAACAACGAATCCGGCACCGAGGTAGACGAGCAGGCGATCCTCGACATCGCCCGCTACGCGCTCGCGCGGATGCGCATCCACCCGCTCTCCGAGCTCTCGGTGATCGTCGTGGACGCCGACGCCATGGAGCAGCTGCACATCCAGTGGATGGACCTGCCCGGTCCGACCGATGTCATGTCGTTCCCGATGGACGAGCTGCGGCCGCCGTCGAAGGACGACGACGAGCCGCCGCAGGGGCTGCTCGGCGACATCGTGCTCTGCCCGGAGGTCGCCGCCAAGCAGGGGGCGGAAGCCCCGACACAGCACTCCATGGACGAGGAGCTTCAGCTGCTCACCGTCCATGGAGTGCTGCACCTGCTCGGCTACGACCACGAGGAGCCCGACGAGAAGGCCGAGATGTTCGGGCTCCAGGCCGCCATCGTCGACGGCTGGCGGGTCGACCACGGCCTGACCGGCCCGTCGCCGGCGCCGACCGTCTCGTAA